DNA from Micropterus dolomieu isolate WLL.071019.BEF.003 ecotype Adirondacks unplaced genomic scaffold, ASM2129224v1 contig_13367, whole genome shotgun sequence:
gctgtgtcaGTAAAGTAGTCGATTTGCTAGTTTGTCATCGttatgtaatcataacaaatgcacacatacagctgtccttatttacgaTAGTGGTGAATTACATAGCGTTGCTTTATCCATCATAGTGTGAAAAACTGTTTCGCCTGCTATTCCAAAGAATTCAGTTTTTTCTAATCCGACAAATATTTCAATTCCTGCCACAACAAGCACACAAGCTAGAATTCTTTGGAATACCACTCCTCTCAGGTAGTGATTGCACAATGAGCCACAGAATCTCTCCTCTATATAAAGGCTGCTTATGTGTGGCAAGAACAGCAGAATCCAGCAGATGAGTTGACTTCTTACTGCCTAACATTCCCTGTCAGCAGATATGTAAGTGTTTtgaagaatgttttattttcttgctATGGAcctcacatttttaaatgtcagatcTTAATTGATTATATTCAGTGTAAATAGGGTAAATGGgtaattattcattttattttattagtcaTTATGGTGATCCACTTGACAACTGATATTTTagtttgtcattgttttattggAGCTCATCTGAAAAGGCATGCTGCTAACTTTTTCTGTTCTGCTTACCCATGATTTATCTGTCTTCCATGCAGTTACCTACAATGGCCAACAACATCACACACCTTAATGTGTCTCTTAATCAAGCTGAGGAGCAAATGCTCCAATCACAAGGCTTCAAGAAAATCAATGTAAATCTGAACAAAGGCGCGTGTGGAAACGTTATCTATATTTGGTACAAAAAATTAAGCAACTCAGCCCCCATCACCAGAGTTCAAGTTTCATTCAATGATGAAATGGCAGTTGGATTGGCCGAGTCAGGTTACAAGAAGATCCCTAAAGACCTAAATGCTGGAGCAAAAGGTAATCGTCTCTACCTTTGGTACTTCAGAGGCAACTCAAAGTACGATTCTCCCATAGTGGACATTGATATCACTACAGATGCAGCAGGGGAAGCTCACAAGTTTTGCCATGGCTGGGAGAGACTGGTCTGTGATCTGAACCGCAATGTTGGAGGGAGCCGGATCTATGGCTGGGTGAAGAGAAAGACGCAAACATACATCTGTGATGTCACTGCCACTGATTCCTACACGTCAGACAGCGACTACTTTCAGGATGGTTACATCCGTATGGATGAAGATACCAATAGAGGTGCAGGGGGAGCCTTTGTCTTCATCTGGTACCGCCAGACCACTAACCCCAAGATTGCACTCACGGATCTGCAAATCTCCACCAATGGCACGGAGTATCAGGAACTTCAGCAGCAGAATTACACGGCAGTGAATGTTAACCTCAACGAGGGGACCGGAGGTAACAAGGTGTACCTGTGGCACACGACAGAGGGAGACAACAATCCCATTGAGGGCAGCACCCTGCTTCTCAACCCAGCTGCTGTTCCACTGTATGAGAAGGCTGGTGCCACTGTCGTCAAAAGAAACATCAACGCAGGCAATAAAGGCAGCACTGTGTACCTGTGTGTTAATAATGTTAAAGGCTGAGGAAGTTTTTCCACTCACTGAAGTGGGAAAGCACAGTCCAACAATGTTGCTAAATCATTTTGGTGGTGGCCTCTTTAactattttctctttttgacAATATATATAACAAGTTGATTAATTCTCTAACAGTTCTACTAATGGTAATATCAGAAAGCATCAGTGGTTTATGGGTTCTTCTGTTAAACTTGCTGTCACATAATCACATAAACTATTTGAAATGGTTTTTTCTACAGTGATGTTAATGAATGTTTGATAAAGTTCCGAACTGTGGTCATTTTCAGGGTTTTACGTTTATAATTTTGGGtgtctactagaaaatgtttacaatgtCAAAATAAGATCTACACAGT
Protein-coding regions in this window:
- the LOC123966411 gene encoding uncharacterized protein LOC123966411, which translates into the protein MANNITHLNVSLNQAEEQMLQSQGFKKINVNLNKGACGNVIYIWYKKLSNSAPITRVQVSFNDEMAVGLAESGYKKIPKDLNAGAKGNRLYLWYFRGNSKYDSPIVDIDITTDAAGEAHKFCHGWERLVCDLNRNVGGSRIYGWVKRKTQTYICDVTATDSYTSDSDYFQDGYIRMDEDTNRGAGGAFVFIWYRQTTNPKIALTDLQISTNGTEYQELQQQNYTAVNVNLNEGTGGNKVYLWHTTEGDNNPIEGSTLLLNPAAVPLYEKAGATVVKRNINAGNKGSTVYLCVNNVKG